One Sphingomicrobium marinum genomic window carries:
- a CDS encoding sensor histidine kinase NtrY-like, whose amino-acid sequence MTHIDERPRYNRWLDIAMVASAVILVAMLVYSGDLMLHEHNGAGLLSPPIIATLMVATLVPAIVLMVLISRKVAYRRSAKQGLGSGRLHTRLVAIFSIIAAVPTVVVAIFASLLIQSGLEFWSSDRAENLVTQAVEAADAIYENEFVDVTDEAAAMAGDISNFVQTEGVDSPDFGDFVAYQAYLRSLNEAAVLSIDAQEQTVQAIGVVNGFEGIDDKTTILPRVEELAQLEDGDGVSVEFPDRIAVLTKLPQSEDGYLLAIRYPDSSITGQVGRADNIVDAYNDLLAKSRTNQLRFNAALLLGAIIIVGLAILAALALADRLARPIGQLVTAAGRVEEGDFGTRVPELNSGDEVAKLATAFNRMTSRIEDQTGALLTANEQLDLRRAFMEAVLSSVTAGVIALDDQDHILLTNRSAAMLLGDEGLEGRYLHEVSPELSEFMRGETQEATATIMADTGPRTLAVKRVRYDDGAVLTFDDITDQLSDQRRAAWSDIARRIAHEIKNPLTPIQLAAERLQRKYGDEIKDDTFGRLTDTIVRQVGDLRRMVDEFSNFARMPKPTFRDENVHDIARAALFLHEVAHPGVAFSMDPPSADIRMVCDRRQLAQALTNIVKNAVEAIESRRKTGGDHPDGDRVDLTMTEGSSELRIDIMDTGVGLPEDRERLTEPYMTTRVRGTGLGLAIVKKIVEEHEGEIAFLDRDGGGTHVRILFHTDRLAEKASGEAGEPLEKSGEDGEYDEGEE is encoded by the coding sequence GTGACCCACATCGACGAGCGGCCGCGCTATAACCGCTGGCTCGATATCGCGATGGTGGCGTCGGCGGTGATCCTGGTGGCGATGCTCGTCTACTCGGGTGATCTCATGCTGCACGAGCATAATGGTGCAGGCCTTCTGTCGCCGCCGATTATTGCCACACTGATGGTTGCCACGCTGGTGCCTGCGATCGTCCTGATGGTCCTCATTTCGCGTAAAGTCGCCTACCGGCGCAGCGCGAAGCAAGGGCTTGGATCCGGCAGGCTGCATACGCGGTTGGTTGCCATCTTTTCCATCATCGCTGCTGTTCCAACCGTTGTCGTCGCGATATTTGCGTCGCTGCTCATCCAGTCAGGGCTCGAATTCTGGTCATCCGACAGGGCGGAAAACCTCGTGACGCAAGCGGTCGAGGCCGCTGACGCGATATACGAGAACGAATTTGTCGATGTCACCGACGAAGCGGCGGCAATGGCCGGCGACATCTCGAACTTCGTGCAGACCGAGGGCGTCGACAGTCCGGACTTTGGCGATTTCGTCGCGTACCAGGCGTATCTTCGTAGCCTCAACGAGGCTGCCGTATTGTCGATCGATGCCCAGGAACAGACAGTTCAAGCGATCGGTGTCGTGAATGGCTTCGAAGGGATCGACGACAAGACCACCATCCTTCCGCGGGTGGAAGAACTGGCGCAACTCGAGGATGGCGACGGCGTATCGGTCGAGTTTCCCGACCGTATAGCGGTCTTGACCAAGCTTCCGCAAAGCGAGGACGGCTATCTCCTCGCCATTCGCTACCCGGACAGTTCCATAACCGGACAAGTCGGCCGCGCTGACAATATCGTCGATGCCTATAATGATTTGCTTGCCAAGTCGCGGACCAACCAGCTGCGATTCAATGCAGCCTTGCTGTTGGGCGCTATCATCATTGTGGGACTGGCAATCCTTGCCGCGCTAGCGCTAGCCGACCGACTGGCGCGCCCCATTGGACAGCTCGTTACCGCAGCTGGTCGCGTCGAAGAGGGGGACTTCGGTACCCGCGTTCCCGAACTCAATTCGGGCGACGAAGTCGCTAAGTTGGCCACTGCCTTCAACCGCATGACCTCGCGCATCGAGGACCAGACGGGCGCCTTGCTGACCGCGAACGAGCAACTCGACCTGCGCCGCGCTTTCATGGAGGCCGTGTTGTCTTCGGTGACCGCCGGCGTCATCGCGCTCGATGACCAGGATCATATCCTGCTGACCAATCGTTCGGCCGCGATGCTGCTTGGCGATGAAGGATTGGAAGGCCGCTATCTTCACGAGGTTTCCCCCGAACTGAGCGAGTTCATGAGAGGGGAGACGCAGGAAGCCACGGCCACAATCATGGCCGACACCGGCCCGCGCACGCTCGCGGTCAAGCGAGTGCGTTATGATGACGGCGCGGTTCTCACCTTTGACGACATTACCGACCAGCTATCGGACCAGCGGCGCGCCGCCTGGTCCGATATCGCGCGGCGTATCGCGCACGAGATCAAGAACCCGCTCACGCCCATCCAGCTCGCCGCCGAGCGCCTCCAGCGAAAATATGGCGACGAGATCAAGGACGACACGTTCGGGCGCCTGACCGATACCATCGTGCGACAGGTCGGCGACTTGCGCCGCATGGTCGACGAATTCTCCAATTTCGCACGGATGCCCAAACCGACATTCCGCGACGAGAATGTCCACGACATCGCGCGCGCCGCGCTGTTCCTGCACGAGGTCGCGCATCCCGGCGTAGCCTTCTCGATGGACCCGCCGTCCGCCGATATCCGCATGGTTTGCGACCGTCGCCAGCTCGCGCAGGCGCTGACAAACATCGTCAAGAACGCGGTCGAGGCTATTGAAAGCAGGCGGAAAACCGGCGGCGACCATCCGGACGGCGACCGCGTTGACCTGACGATGACGGAAGGGTCGAGCGAGCTGCGCATTGATATCATGGATACCGGCGTCGGGCTTCCCGAAGACCGCGAACGATTGACCGAACCCTATATGACGACGCGGGTGCGCGGCACCGGCCTTGGCCTCGCGATCGTTAAGAAAATCGTCGAGGAACATGAAGGCGAGATCGCCTTCCTCGACCGCGACGGGGGAGGGACGCATGTCCGCATCCTCTTCCACACCGATCGGCTGGCCGAAAAAGCCAGCGGAGAAGCCGGCGAGCCGCTCGAGAAGAGCGGTGAGGACGGCGAATATGATGAGGGTGAAGAATGA
- the ntrX gene encoding nitrogen assimilation response regulator NtrX produces MSLEVLVVDDEADIRELVSGVLEDEGYQVRTAGNSTEALDAIEDRRPQLALLDVWLQGSKLDGLQLLEEIKRRDKTLPCIMISGHGNLDTAVAAVKAGAVDFIEKPFEAEKLLHLVERATETQRLRRENEELRAQAGQEDQLNGSSASLNAVRATLKRVAPTGSRVLITGPAGVGKEIAARTIHQWSTRAAAPFISVSSAMMDPDRVEEELFGTEKDGVSTPGLLEQAHGGTLFLDEIADMPATTQAKILRVLTDQSYTRVGGQRPVKVDVRVLSATAKDLQAEIDAGKFREDLFYRLNVVPVRIPPLNERREDIPVLVEHFLARFAAERRIKPPRVSDEALAALQAHDWPGNVRQLRNIMERTMIMMPGDRAECIDVDLLPAEVTDGKASGGITVTSSVAIMGSPLREARENFEREYLRIQIRRFSGNISRTAAFIGMERSALHRKLKALGIQDKRGDK; encoded by the coding sequence ATGAGCCTAGAAGTGCTGGTCGTCGACGACGAAGCCGATATTCGCGAACTGGTCTCCGGTGTGCTGGAGGACGAGGGCTACCAAGTCCGCACCGCGGGCAATTCCACCGAAGCGCTCGACGCGATCGAGGATCGCCGCCCGCAGCTCGCCTTGCTCGACGTCTGGCTGCAGGGATCGAAGCTCGATGGCCTGCAATTGCTCGAGGAAATCAAGCGCCGCGACAAAACGCTGCCCTGCATCATGATTTCGGGGCACGGAAATCTCGATACGGCGGTGGCCGCGGTGAAGGCCGGCGCGGTCGACTTCATCGAAAAGCCCTTCGAAGCCGAAAAGCTGCTCCACCTCGTCGAACGCGCGACCGAAACGCAGCGCCTGCGCCGCGAGAATGAAGAATTACGCGCGCAGGCCGGGCAGGAAGACCAGCTCAACGGTTCCTCGGCCTCGCTCAATGCCGTACGCGCTACGCTGAAGCGCGTCGCACCCACCGGCAGCCGCGTGCTCATCACCGGGCCTGCAGGCGTGGGCAAGGAGATCGCGGCGCGCACGATCCACCAATGGAGCACGCGCGCAGCGGCGCCATTCATTTCGGTCTCGTCCGCCATGATGGATCCGGACCGCGTCGAAGAAGAGCTTTTCGGCACCGAGAAAGACGGCGTCTCGACACCCGGACTGCTCGAACAGGCGCACGGCGGCACGCTATTCCTCGACGAGATCGCCGATATGCCGGCCACCACGCAGGCCAAGATCCTGCGGGTGCTGACCGACCAGAGCTATACGCGGGTAGGGGGGCAGCGCCCCGTGAAGGTCGATGTGCGCGTCTTGTCGGCGACCGCCAAGGACCTGCAGGCTGAGATCGACGCCGGGAAATTCCGCGAAGACCTTTTCTATCGCCTCAACGTGGTGCCCGTGCGCATCCCGCCATTGAACGAACGCCGCGAAGACATTCCGGTCCTGGTCGAGCATTTCCTTGCACGCTTTGCTGCCGAGCGGCGCATCAAGCCGCCCCGTGTGTCGGATGAAGCGCTGGCCGCACTACAAGCGCACGATTGGCCCGGAAACGTACGCCAGCTTCGCAACATCATGGAACGCACCATGATCATGATGCCGGGCGATCGCGCCGAGTGTATCGACGTCGACCTGCTTCCCGCCGAGGTCACCGACGGCAAGGCTAGCGGTGGCATCACGGTGACCAGTTCGGTCGCGATCATGGGCTCGCCGCTGCGCGAAGCCCGCGAAAATTTCGAGCGTGAATATTTGCGCATTCAGATTCGTCGTTTTTCTGGCAATATCTCCCGCACGGCAGCCTTTATCGGGATGGAGCGGTCGGCGCTGCATCGCAAATTGAAGGCGCTGGGTATCCAGGACAAGCGCGGAGACAAGTAA
- the hfq gene encoding RNA chaperone Hfq, giving the protein MSKPRSEVQDLFLNACRKEKVPVSLFLMKGVRLQGNIAGFGTYSILLRRDGSEQLVYKHAISTIVPGAKPTLDLPEYAGEGMQDQFLDRAAGGEVTVFLLNGVMLRGTLIGHDGFVLLLLTAEEPQLLFKHAVSTLQIGGERR; this is encoded by the coding sequence ATGAGCAAGCCGCGTAGCGAGGTGCAGGATCTGTTCCTGAATGCCTGTCGCAAGGAAAAAGTCCCTGTTAGCCTGTTCCTGATGAAGGGCGTGCGTCTTCAAGGAAATATAGCGGGTTTCGGGACTTACAGCATTTTGCTGCGCCGTGATGGTAGCGAACAGCTGGTCTACAAGCACGCCATTTCGACGATCGTGCCGGGCGCCAAGCCGACACTGGACCTGCCCGAATATGCCGGGGAGGGGATGCAGGACCAGTTCCTCGATCGCGCTGCCGGCGGCGAGGTCACGGTGTTTCTGCTCAATGGCGTCATGCTGCGCGGCACCTTGATCGGCCATGACGGCTTCGTGCTGCTGCTCCTGACGGCAGAAGAGCCGCAACTCTTGTTCAAGCACGCCGTTTCTACCTTGCAGATAGGTGGAGAACGACGCTGA
- the hflX gene encoding GTPase HflX — protein MSVFERENADGIARGEKALLAVPDIVGQPASRSTDARIEEAKGLAEAISIDVIEARAYRIRSVRPASLFGMGQAAEMGEIAKEAGAGLLLVDAALSPVQQKNLEDATQCKVIDRTGLILEIFGERAATAEGRLQVELAHLDYQAGRLVRSWTHLERQRGGFGFLGGPGETQIEADRRMIRDRMAKIRRELEQVKKTRGLHRDRRQRAPWPVVALVGYTNAGKSTLFNRLTRADVMAEDLLFATLDPTMREIRVPGHDKVILSDTVGFVSDLPTQLVAAFRATLEEVASADLILHVRDIAHPDTQAQADDVATVLKELGLEGEGAPPQLEVWNKIDLLEGDRGDDILGEAKRRDDVMAISAVSGEGVDNLLEHVGKALSLGAKTYEITLPAGDGARLSWLHQYGKVLDSRLDGETLHLDVQLDPANKARFDSL, from the coding sequence CTGAGCGTCTTTGAACGGGAAAATGCGGACGGGATAGCCAGGGGCGAAAAAGCGCTGCTGGCGGTGCCGGACATCGTGGGCCAGCCCGCCTCACGCAGCACCGATGCGCGGATCGAGGAGGCCAAGGGACTTGCCGAGGCCATCAGCATCGACGTGATCGAAGCGCGCGCGTACCGCATCCGATCGGTGCGCCCCGCCAGCCTGTTCGGCATGGGGCAGGCGGCGGAGATGGGCGAGATCGCCAAGGAAGCGGGTGCCGGCCTGCTTCTCGTCGACGCGGCGCTCAGTCCCGTCCAGCAGAAGAATCTCGAAGACGCGACGCAGTGCAAGGTAATCGACCGTACCGGCCTGATCCTCGAGATTTTCGGCGAACGCGCGGCGACCGCGGAAGGCCGGCTGCAGGTCGAACTGGCGCATCTCGACTACCAGGCCGGTCGGCTTGTGCGTTCGTGGACCCACCTTGAACGCCAGCGCGGCGGTTTCGGCTTCCTGGGCGGCCCGGGTGAAACGCAGATCGAGGCCGACAGGCGCATGATCCGCGATCGCATGGCCAAGATCCGCCGCGAGCTCGAACAGGTGAAGAAGACCCGCGGGCTGCACCGCGACCGGCGCCAGCGCGCACCGTGGCCGGTGGTCGCGCTGGTCGGCTATACCAATGCTGGAAAGTCCACGCTTTTCAATCGGCTGACGCGCGCTGACGTCATGGCCGAAGACCTGTTGTTCGCGACGCTCGACCCGACGATGCGCGAAATCCGTGTTCCCGGGCACGACAAGGTGATCTTGTCCGACACGGTGGGTTTCGTCTCCGACCTGCCGACCCAATTGGTGGCGGCTTTCCGCGCCACGCTGGAGGAAGTCGCCAGCGCCGACCTTATCCTCCATGTCCGCGATATCGCGCATCCCGATACCCAGGCACAGGCCGACGATGTCGCGACCGTTCTCAAGGAATTGGGGCTGGAGGGGGAGGGCGCGCCGCCGCAGCTGGAAGTCTGGAACAAGATCGACCTGCTCGAAGGCGATCGCGGCGATGATATATTGGGCGAGGCAAAGCGCCGCGACGACGTCATGGCGATTAGCGCCGTGAGCGGGGAAGGGGTCGACAATCTGCTCGAACACGTCGGCAAGGCGCTCTCATTGGGCGCGAAGACCTATGAGATCACGCTGCCGGCGGGCGACGGCGCGCGCCTGAGCTGGCTCCATCAATATGGCAAGGTGCTGGACAGCCGGCTCGATGGCGAGACGCTGCACCTCGATGTTCAGCTCGATCCCGCGAACAAGGCCCGTTTCGACTCGCTCTGA
- the mazG gene encoding nucleoside triphosphate pyrophosphohydrolase codes for MSIERLTAIMRRLRDKKTGCEWDSVQTFATIAPYTIEEAYEVADAIAREDMDDLADELGDLQLQVIFHSVMAEEDGHFTLDDVFARICDKMERRHPHIFGEADEGGHHLWEEIKAAERKESDDQSALAGVALALPALERAQKLQKRAARTGFDWPDATGAKEKIVEELAEVEAADSDSAREEEIGDLLFAVVNLARFLKIDSEEALRKANRKFEKRFRSIETAPGFVDMDLEDKEALWQAAKRA; via the coding sequence ATGAGCATCGAACGATTGACTGCTATCATGCGCCGGCTGCGCGACAAGAAGACCGGCTGCGAATGGGATAGCGTCCAGACCTTCGCGACGATCGCGCCCTACACCATCGAAGAAGCCTACGAAGTTGCCGATGCCATCGCGCGCGAGGATATGGACGACCTGGCCGACGAATTGGGCGATTTGCAGCTACAAGTGATCTTTCACAGCGTCATGGCCGAGGAAGACGGGCATTTCACGCTCGACGACGTCTTCGCGCGCATTTGCGACAAAATGGAACGCCGCCATCCGCATATCTTCGGTGAAGCCGATGAAGGCGGCCATCACCTGTGGGAAGAAATCAAGGCCGCCGAACGCAAGGAAAGCGACGATCAGAGCGCCTTGGCGGGCGTCGCGCTTGCACTACCTGCGCTCGAACGTGCCCAGAAGCTGCAGAAGCGCGCCGCTCGCACCGGTTTCGACTGGCCCGATGCCACTGGCGCCAAGGAAAAGATCGTCGAAGAGCTTGCCGAGGTCGAAGCGGCCGACAGCGATTCCGCGCGCGAAGAGGAAATTGGCGATCTCCTATTTGCGGTTGTAAACCTCGCACGGTTTCTCAAGATCGATAGCGAAGAAGCTCTACGCAAAGCCAATCGCAAGTTTGAAAAGCGCTTTCGGTCGATCGAAACAGCACCGGGTTTCGTTGACATGGATCTCGAAGACAAGGAAGCGCTCTGGCAAGCCGCCAAGCGCGCTTGA
- a CDS encoding retropepsin-like aspartic protease family protein, producing the protein MSPNVPEWIMLIVLVGFLVFFMSRSGEPIGKLAKMALAWIGIFALFFVIFTFRDDFSYVAQRVSTEITGQPVVQGETLRVPKSIDGHFYLEADVNGAAIEFMVDSGATVTTLGQSAAREAGLQISGQPNVVVQTANGTVGMYSTRARDFDVGPIERNNMRVHVAERDDLNVIGMNWLSSLESWRVEGDWLILQP; encoded by the coding sequence TTGAGCCCGAATGTCCCCGAATGGATCATGTTGATCGTCCTGGTGGGATTCCTCGTCTTCTTCATGTCGCGATCGGGTGAACCCATCGGCAAGCTGGCAAAAATGGCGCTGGCATGGATCGGCATTTTCGCGCTTTTCTTCGTAATTTTCACCTTCCGCGACGATTTTTCCTATGTCGCGCAGCGGGTTAGCACCGAAATCACCGGGCAGCCCGTCGTCCAGGGCGAGACATTGCGCGTTCCCAAGTCGATCGACGGCCATTTCTACCTCGAAGCCGACGTCAATGGGGCGGCGATCGAATTCATGGTCGACAGCGGCGCGACTGTGACGACGCTGGGTCAAAGTGCGGCGCGTGAGGCCGGCTTGCAGATCAGCGGGCAACCCAATGTGGTGGTTCAGACCGCGAACGGCACGGTTGGCATGTACAGTACGCGCGCACGGGATTTCGATGTCGGCCCGATCGAACGCAACAATATGCGCGTGCATGTCGCGGAGCGCGACGATCTTAACGTGATCGGGATGAATTGGCTCAGCTCGCTTGAAAGCTGGCGGGTCGAAGGGGACTGGCTGATCCTTCAGCCGTAA
- a CDS encoding MBL fold metallo-hydrolase: MKVRVLGCGTSSGVPRIGNDWGRCDPNEPRNRRTRSSILIDSGGETLLVDCGPDLRQQLLDAGRADIDASIITHDHADHTHGIDDLRQLARVAGRKMPLWARAQTMAGLESRFSYAFSGHRYYDAILAPEILETNDRAWGGGRLRFVDQPHGGITSLGIRFDQDDRSLVYAIDFHDLTEDMASLYAGADVWICDCLGLKPHPTHAHLDAVLGWARELEVGQLWLTHLDIVMDYNHLKQTLPDWAAPAHDGLEIEI, translated from the coding sequence GTGAAGGTTCGTGTTCTGGGGTGCGGGACGTCGTCGGGCGTGCCGCGGATCGGAAACGATTGGGGACGATGCGATCCCAATGAACCACGTAACCGGCGTACGCGCTCGTCAATCCTGATCGACAGCGGCGGCGAGACATTGCTGGTCGATTGTGGGCCCGACCTTCGCCAGCAACTTCTCGATGCGGGCCGGGCCGATATCGATGCGTCGATCATCACGCACGATCATGCCGATCATACGCACGGCATCGACGATCTGCGGCAATTGGCAAGGGTAGCGGGACGAAAGATGCCGCTGTGGGCGCGCGCGCAGACCATGGCTGGGCTAGAAAGTCGCTTCTCCTATGCCTTTTCGGGCCATCGTTATTACGACGCGATCCTGGCGCCCGAGATCCTCGAAACGAATGATCGAGCCTGGGGAGGGGGGAGGCTGCGGTTCGTCGATCAGCCGCATGGCGGGATCACCAGCCTTGGCATTCGCTTCGATCAGGATGATAGGTCACTCGTCTACGCCATTGATTTCCATGACTTAACCGAAGACATGGCGTCGCTTTACGCGGGCGCGGATGTGTGGATCTGCGATTGTCTGGGGCTGAAGCCGCATCCGACGCACGCGCATCTCGACGCCGTCCTTGGCTGGGCGCGGGAACTCGAGGTCGGCCAGCTTTGGCTGACTCATCTCGACATTGTCATGGACTATAACCATCTCAAGCAGACATTGCCCGATTGGGCAGCGCCCGCCCATGATGGACTGGAGATCGAGATTTGA
- a CDS encoding TatD family hydrolase yields the protein MSLIDSHCHLNYEGLVERQDEVLANARARGVTGMLNISTRQSEWGDIIATAERNDDVWATIGVHPHEADNHPDLGVEALVEAAQHPKVIAIGECGLDYYYDKSDREAQKERFAAHIEASRRTGLPLVVHTRDAEEDTAEILSRAVEKGGVRGVLHCFTSSQWLADQALAFGFYISLSGIVTFKNAKDLRETAKTLPDDRFLVETDSPFLAPVPNRGKTCEPAFVADTAAFVADLRGETIEEVKSKSTANFFRLFDKATA from the coding sequence ATGAGCCTGATCGATAGCCATTGCCATCTGAACTATGAAGGCCTGGTCGAGCGCCAGGACGAGGTTCTCGCCAACGCACGCGCCCGCGGCGTCACCGGCATGCTCAATATCTCGACGCGCCAGAGCGAATGGGGCGATATTATCGCGACGGCGGAACGCAACGATGATGTCTGGGCGACCATCGGCGTTCATCCGCACGAGGCCGACAACCACCCCGATCTTGGGGTCGAAGCGCTGGTCGAGGCGGCGCAACACCCCAAAGTCATCGCGATTGGCGAATGCGGCCTCGACTATTATTACGACAAGTCGGACCGCGAGGCGCAAAAAGAGCGGTTTGCGGCGCATATCGAAGCTTCGCGGCGCACCGGGCTGCCCCTCGTTGTGCATACGCGCGATGCCGAAGAAGACACGGCCGAGATCCTGTCGCGTGCTGTCGAGAAAGGCGGCGTGCGCGGCGTGCTGCATTGCTTTACCAGTTCGCAGTGGCTGGCCGACCAAGCGCTGGCATTCGGATTTTACATTTCGCTGAGCGGAATCGTGACCTTCAAGAACGCCAAGGATCTGCGGGAAACGGCAAAGACTCTTCCAGACGATCGCTTTCTGGTCGAAACCGACAGCCCGTTCCTTGCCCCGGTGCCCAATCGCGGCAAGACGTGCGAGCCCGCTTTTGTCGCCGATACCGCGGCTTTCGTGGCGGATCTGCGCGGCGAAACTATCGAAGAAGTAAAGTCAAAGAGCACTGCCAACTTCTTCAGACTGTTTGATAAAGCAACAGCGTGA
- the metG gene encoding methionine--tRNA ligase codes for MSYYLTTAISYPNGKPHIGHAYEAISADVMARFKRAQGEDVYFQTGTDEHGLKMAQTARELGKTPAELASEMSQLFIDMCDTLGVTYDRFIRTTDEDHHNASKAIWQAMEANGDLYLGRYEGWYSVRDEAFYDEKELTQGEGGEKLSPEGTPVEWTVEETWFFKLSAYQQPLLDHIAANPDFIQPDSRRNEVMRFIEGGLRDLSVSRTSFDWGVQVPGSPDHVMYVWVDALTNYITGVGYPDGGATWNRYWPADVHLIGKDIIRFHAVYWPAFLMSAGIALPKQVYAHGHLLGEGGVKMSKSLGNVVDPQVMVERYGVDALRYFLLREVTYGQDGAVGEEALVTRVNAELANSFGNLAQRTLSMIHKNCDGVIPAAGNLSEDKALLDDVTTSSTEKLPAAFDRWAFSQGIEAWMNAVYACNAYVDAMAPWALKKTDPDRMAEVLGTLAAALKPLAQAILPVVPTGAQSILDQLGQGEGQAIDKPTPAFPRLELAAEDGE; via the coding sequence CGACGAACATGGCTTGAAGATGGCGCAGACGGCGCGTGAGCTTGGCAAGACGCCCGCCGAGCTGGCATCGGAAATGTCGCAGCTTTTCATTGACATGTGCGACACACTTGGCGTCACATATGATCGATTCATCCGAACCACGGACGAGGATCATCACAACGCCTCGAAGGCAATTTGGCAAGCCATGGAAGCCAATGGCGACCTGTATCTGGGGCGCTATGAAGGCTGGTATTCGGTTCGCGACGAAGCGTTCTACGATGAAAAGGAGCTGACCCAAGGGGAGGGCGGCGAAAAACTGTCGCCCGAAGGCACGCCGGTCGAATGGACGGTCGAGGAGACCTGGTTCTTTAAACTTTCGGCCTACCAGCAGCCTCTGCTCGATCACATCGCGGCCAATCCCGATTTCATCCAGCCCGATAGCCGCCGCAACGAAGTGATGCGCTTCATCGAGGGCGGCCTGCGCGATCTCAGCGTTTCCCGCACCAGTTTCGACTGGGGCGTACAAGTGCCCGGTAGCCCCGATCACGTCATGTATGTGTGGGTCGATGCGCTGACCAACTATATCACCGGCGTCGGCTACCCCGATGGCGGCGCGACGTGGAACAGATATTGGCCCGCCGATGTTCACCTGATCGGCAAGGACATCATCCGCTTCCACGCGGTCTATTGGCCGGCCTTCCTGATGAGCGCGGGGATTGCGCTCCCCAAGCAAGTTTACGCCCATGGCCACTTGCTTGGCGAAGGCGGGGTCAAGATGTCGAAGAGCCTCGGCAACGTGGTCGATCCGCAGGTCATGGTCGAACGCTACGGCGTCGATGCGCTGCGATACTTCCTGCTGCGTGAGGTCACCTATGGCCAGGACGGTGCGGTGGGCGAAGAAGCGCTGGTGACGCGCGTCAACGCCGAACTCGCTAACAGCTTCGGCAATCTGGCGCAGCGCACGCTTTCGATGATCCATAAGAATTGCGACGGCGTGATCCCTGCTGCCGGAAATTTGAGCGAAGACAAGGCGTTACTAGATGACGTCACGACGTCATCGACCGAAAAGCTTCCCGCCGCCTTCGATCGCTGGGCCTTTTCGCAGGGCATCGAGGCTTGGATGAATGCGGTCTATGCCTGCAATGCCTATGTCGATGCGATGGCACCATGGGCGTTGAAGAAAACCGATCCCGATCGCATGGCCGAGGTGCTTGGTACGCTGGCGGCCGCGTTGAAGCCGTTGGCGCAAGCGATCCTTCCTGTCGTGCCGACGGGTGCGCAGTCGATCCTCGACCAGTTGGGGCAAGGGGAGGGGCAGGCCATCGACAAACCGACCCCCGCCTTCCCGCGGCTCGAGCTTGCGGCGGAGGACGGCGAATGA